The DNA window GCGCACCCACTCATCGGCGGCGATGGCGAGCCACACCCCCGCGAGCCCCAGTCCCAGCTTGAACACCAGGAAGTAGCCCAGGGGCAGGCTCATGCAGACCATGGACAGGAACGCCATGTACACGGTGAACGGCGCATCCCCCGCCGACCGCAGCGCGTGCACCAGCACCAGGTTGAACGAGCGCCCCGACTCCAGCAGCAGCCCCAGGACGATGACGTGGGACGTGAGCTGGATGATCTCCGCGTCGTGGGTGAAGAGGCTTACCAGCGGCACGCGGACGGCGATGACCGCCAGGTCCACGAGGACCGTGATGGCCACTGCCCACTGGAGGCTCTTCAGCACGCGGCGATAGGCCTCATCCTGTTGGCGCGAGCCCACCAGGCGGCCGACGATGATGGCCGTGCCCATGCCCACCGCGAAGCTGAACAGGTAGACGTACTGGGAGATGGCGTTCCCGTACTGGCGCGAGGCCAGCGACGTCGCCCCCAGGAACGTCACGTAATAGAGGAACACCGCCTGGCAGCACTGATACGTGCCGTGCTCAACGGCGGATGGGACACCCACCCTGAGAATCTTCCGCAAGGTGTCCCACGAGAAGTTCACGTAGTCGCGCGGCCGCATCCGCACGTCCATCACCCGGCGCAGCAGGACCACGAAGACGATGAGCGCGACACCACGGCTGATGACCGTGGACCAGGCCGCGCCCGCCACCTCGAGCCGAGGCACGCCCCACAGCCCGAAGATGAGCAGCGCGTTGCCGCCCACGTGCAGCACGTTCATTCCCAGCGCGACCAGCATGGATTCGCGCGTGAAGCCGTAGGTACGGACCAGGGCCGAGAAGACGTTGATGAGCGCCTGGAGGAAGATGAGTCCCCCGGCGATGCCCATGTACGTCCGCGCCTGCTCCAGCACGATGCCGTGCAGGTTCATCCGCGACAGCAGCGCGTCTCCGAACAGGAGCAGCCCCGCGCTCACCGTCAGCCCCATCAGGAGGTTCAGGGTGATGGAGACGGCGGCGATGCGAGCGGCCTCCTCCGAGCGGCGAGCCCCCAGGTACTGGGACACCACGACGGAGGCACCGTGGCTCACCACCTCCATGATGAGAATGCAGATGAACAGGTACTGGTTGACGACCCCCACCGCGGAGACCGCGTCGTCGGACACACCGCTGAGCATCAGCGTGTCCGCCGTCCCCATCATCATGAAGAGGAGGAGCTCCAGGAAAATCGGCCACGTCAGCCGGAACAACCCCATCCTGGTGGGGCCCTGCACAGAGGTGTCTGCCATGGTTCGCCGCGGAGACCGCGCTGGCGGCCGCGTAACAGGCACCGCCCGTCACCGCCAGCGACATCACGCCTGCTTGCCAGGGCACACAGGGGCTTCTCTGCCCCTATGAGCACCAAGGACCTGCGTCGTCAGTGCTTCATCAGCTCGCGGGAAGGGTCCGTCACGGGAGCCTTCTCGGGGGGCGTCGTGGCCACGGCGAACAGAGGCTCGGAGCCCCCCTTCACGGTGTTGCGAGCCCCGCCGGAAGCCGCGCCCGAATCACTGGCTGGGAGCGACGGAGACGTCACGGAGGAGGACTCGGCCGAGGCCTGCTTCGCCGCGGCGTTGCGACGGCGGCGCCACACGAAGTAGCCGACGACGGCCACCAGGAGCACGCCCATGACGGCGTACTGGCCCTCCTTGAACTTGTCGATGAGCATGTCCAGCTCGCTGCCGAAGTGGAAGCCGAGCCAGACGAACACGGGCGCGGACAGCAGCGCGGCCAGGCCGTCCCAGAAGATGAAGCGCCAGTAGGACATGCCCACCGAGCCCGCGGTGAAGTACGTCACCGCGCGCACGCCCGGCATGAAGCGGGCGATGCAGACAATCTTCTGGCCGTGGCGCTCGAACAGGCCTTCCACCCGGGCGCGTTTCTCCGGTGTGACGATGCGAGCGAAGAAGCCGCCACCGCCCTTCCCTTCACCATTGCGACCCAGGTTGGCGCCCAGGCGCCGGCCCGCGAAGAAGATGAGGCTGTCACCGACGAGGATGCCGCCGAATCCCACCGCCATCATCATGGGCAGGTTCGCCGCGCCCTTGTGCGCCAGGAAGCCGCCCAGGATGAGCGAGATGTCCTCCGGAAGCGGAACGCCCAGGCCGCAGGCCACGAGGATGCCGAAGATGGTCGCGTAGGCGATGAAGCCGTGTGCATCGCCAATCAGGGTGGTGAGAAGTTCTTGCACGCGTTGTCCCGTCCGTTCACTTCCGAGGGGCTCGCCGGGTCACGGCCCGAGCCAGCCCATCCAGCGCCCAAGCATCAACCGGGCGCGCCTCCTCAAAACTCCGGGCCGGGGACTTCTTCGAACCCAAGCGACCCTGGCGACGGGCGGCTTCATGCGCCCCCGCCGAGACCTGGGTTGCCATGAGGGCCAGCGCTCGGCCCGTCGGCGCTGCCCCAGCGATATCGACCGTTTGCCCGCCCGCTCTATTCCCCTGCGCCACCTTCGGGACAAGGGATGGGGCCATCGTCACCCACCCGCGCCCCGTGCCCGCCGGTCGCATGCTTCCCTTGGCTTCGAGCAGATTAACCACCACCCAGGGCGGCGGCTCACCTTCCCGTAGGCCCTGGAGTCGGGGTGCCTGTTGGAAGGGAGCGCCCGGCCCTCCGTCCGCGAAGGCCGACGCAAGGACCCCGGGCTGAGGGAGGAACACCAGGTGGGGGGCTCGCATACCAGGCCCCACGCTACCACGGCCCTCTCAGGCGGCCGGAGCCTTTCCGATGAGGGTCCGAATCATGTCCCGGTTGTCGCGAGCCTTCTGGCCGAAGTAGCCGACGATTCCCATCAGCAGCTTCACGCACGCCTGGGGCTTGGTCGCGAGGAGCTTCTGGAAGTCCGCCGCGCGAATCTCCAGCGCGGACACGTCCGTGACGGCCGTCGCCGTACACAGCCGCTCTCCCTTCTGCACCAGGGCCAGCTCACCCAACGGCTCGCCGGAGCCCACCTCGCCCAGGGACACGTCCTCGCCCGACGGGCTTCGCGCGCTCAGCCGCACGGTGCCTTCGCCGACGATAAGCAGCGACTCACCCGTCTTGCCCTCGGTGAACAGCGCGGTGCCCTTGGGGAAGGCTCGGGGCACGGCGACCCCCGCGAAAATCTGGATGCCGGTGTCGGTGAAGCCCTTGAAGAGCGGGCACGCCTTGAGGGTGGTCGCAGGCACGAGAGCCATGGTGCGGGGTCCTAACACGGCGCGCGAGGGCCGGCGAGTCAGCGGCTGGCGCGGTACTCGGAAGCGATTTGGACGTAG is part of the Myxococcus landrumus genome and encodes:
- a CDS encoding MATE family efflux transporter, encoding MADTSVQGPTRMGLFRLTWPIFLELLLFMMMGTADTLMLSGVSDDAVSAVGVVNQYLFICILIMEVVSHGASVVVSQYLGARRSEEAARIAAVSITLNLLMGLTVSAGLLLFGDALLSRMNLHGIVLEQARTYMGIAGGLIFLQALINVFSALVRTYGFTRESMLVALGMNVLHVGGNALLIFGLWGVPRLEVAGAAWSTVISRGVALIVFVVLLRRVMDVRMRPRDYVNFSWDTLRKILRVGVPSAVEHGTYQCCQAVFLYYVTFLGATSLASRQYGNAISQYVYLFSFAVGMGTAIIVGRLVGSRQQDEAYRRVLKSLQWAVAITVLVDLAVIAVRVPLVSLFTHDAEIIQLTSHVIVLGLLLESGRSFNLVLVHALRSAGDAPFTVYMAFLSMVCMSLPLGYFLVFKLGLGLAGVWLAIAADEWVRAITFWVRWRSRAWEKKSLVDDAIDVPVVATHPG
- a CDS encoding DedA family protein — translated: MQELLTTLIGDAHGFIAYATIFGILVACGLGVPLPEDISLILGGFLAHKGAANLPMMMAVGFGGILVGDSLIFFAGRRLGANLGRNGEGKGGGGFFARIVTPEKRARVEGLFERHGQKIVCIARFMPGVRAVTYFTAGSVGMSYWRFIFWDGLAALLSAPVFVWLGFHFGSELDMLIDKFKEGQYAVMGVLLVAVVGYFVWRRRRNAAAKQASAESSSVTSPSLPASDSGAASGGARNTVKGGSEPLFAVATTPPEKAPVTDPSRELMKH
- a CDS encoding cyclic nucleotide-binding domain-containing protein, whose product is MALVPATTLKACPLFKGFTDTGIQIFAGVAVPRAFPKGTALFTEGKTGESLLIVGEGTVRLSARSPSGEDVSLGEVGSGEPLGELALVQKGERLCTATAVTDVSALEIRAADFQKLLATKPQACVKLLMGIVGYFGQKARDNRDMIRTLIGKAPAA